The Pseudofrankia inefficax genome window below encodes:
- the clpB gene encoding ATP-dependent chaperone ClpB translates to MNPDRLTARSQEALASAISRATGDGSPLVDPLHLLTALLAQPEGIATALLTAAGTSVDAIRQRAENAVGRLPHATGTSVSPPQLSRQLVTVLDRAEREAGRLGDEYTSVEHLVIALAEEGGEAGRTLTAGGATADRLRGAVETVRGGARRVTSRDPEGSYRALEKYSLDLTERARAGKLDPVVGRDAEVRRVIQVLSRRTKNNPVLIGEPGVGKTAIVEGLAQRVVAGDVPESLRGRRIVSLDLGSMVAGSKFRGEFEERLTSVLNEIREAEGQIITFIDELHTVVGAGAAEGSMDAGNMLKPMLARGELRMIGATTLDEYRKHIEKDPALERRFQPVMVGEPSVEDTIGILRGLKERYEVHHGVRITDAALVAAATLSDRYVTARFLPDKAIDLVDEAASRLRMELDSRPVAIDALERAVRRLEIEEMALSNESDEASKARLDRLRRELADKREELNGLTARWQREKDAIGEVQRLNEELDQARRMTEIAERDLDLARAAELRHGTIPALEKRLAEAAAALGAKGGGAAEPMLNEEVGPDDVAEVVATWTGIPAGRLLEGETAKLLRMEDELHTRVIGQDEAVRAVSDAVRRARAGIADPDRPTGSFLFLGPTGVGKTELAKALADFLFDDERAMVRIDMSEYGEKHSVARLIGAPPGYVGFESGGQLTEAVRRRPYSVILLDEVEKAHPDVFDVLLQVLDDGRLTDGQGRTVDFRNTILIMTSNLGSQYIADPTLSAQAAASMVQGAMREAFKPEFINRLDGYVIFSQLDKENLTRIVDLQLDRLRQRLADRRITLAVTEAAKSWLADKGNDPIYGARPLRRLVQTAVGDQLARELLSGQVHDGDEVAVDVGADESGLVVRPATAANLDRKTL, encoded by the coding sequence ATGAACCCTGACCGGCTGACCGCCCGCTCCCAGGAGGCGCTGGCCTCCGCCATCTCGAGGGCCACCGGCGACGGATCGCCCCTCGTCGACCCGCTCCACCTGCTGACCGCGCTGCTCGCGCAGCCGGAGGGCATCGCGACCGCGCTGCTGACCGCGGCCGGGACCTCGGTCGACGCGATCCGCCAGCGGGCCGAGAACGCCGTCGGCCGGCTGCCGCACGCGACCGGGACGAGCGTCTCGCCCCCGCAGCTGTCCCGCCAGCTGGTCACCGTGCTCGACCGTGCCGAGCGCGAGGCGGGCCGGCTGGGCGACGAGTACACCTCGGTCGAGCACCTGGTCATCGCACTGGCCGAGGAGGGTGGCGAGGCCGGCCGGACGCTGACCGCCGGCGGCGCCACGGCTGACCGGCTGCGCGGCGCGGTCGAGACGGTCCGCGGCGGCGCCCGGCGGGTGACGAGCCGCGACCCGGAGGGCTCCTACCGCGCGCTGGAGAAGTACTCGCTCGACCTGACCGAGCGCGCCCGCGCCGGCAAGCTGGACCCGGTCGTCGGCCGCGACGCCGAGGTCCGCCGGGTCATCCAGGTGCTGTCGCGCCGGACGAAGAACAACCCGGTGCTGATCGGTGAGCCGGGCGTCGGCAAGACCGCGATCGTCGAAGGACTGGCCCAGCGGGTCGTCGCCGGCGACGTGCCCGAGTCGCTGCGCGGCCGGCGGATCGTCTCGCTTGACCTCGGCTCGATGGTGGCCGGGTCGAAGTTTCGCGGCGAGTTCGAGGAGCGGCTGACCTCCGTCCTCAACGAGATCCGCGAGGCCGAGGGCCAGATCATCACCTTCATCGACGAGCTGCACACCGTCGTCGGCGCGGGCGCGGCCGAGGGCTCGATGGACGCCGGCAACATGCTCAAGCCGATGCTGGCCCGCGGCGAGCTGCGGATGATCGGCGCGACCACGCTGGACGAGTACCGCAAGCACATCGAGAAGGACCCGGCGCTGGAGCGCAGGTTCCAGCCGGTCATGGTCGGTGAGCCGTCGGTGGAGGACACCATCGGCATCCTGCGTGGCCTCAAGGAGCGTTACGAGGTCCATCACGGCGTGCGGATCACCGACGCCGCCCTGGTCGCCGCCGCGACGCTGTCGGACCGGTACGTCACCGCCCGGTTCCTGCCGGACAAGGCGATCGACCTCGTTGACGAGGCCGCGTCCCGGCTGCGGATGGAGCTCGACAGCCGGCCGGTCGCGATCGACGCGCTGGAGCGGGCCGTGCGCCGCCTCGAGATCGAGGAGATGGCGCTGTCGAACGAGAGCGACGAGGCCTCCAAGGCCCGCCTCGACCGGCTGCGCCGTGAGCTCGCCGACAAGCGCGAGGAGCTGAACGGGCTGACTGCCCGCTGGCAGCGCGAGAAGGACGCGATCGGCGAGGTGCAGCGGCTCAACGAGGAGCTGGACCAGGCCCGCCGGATGACCGAGATCGCCGAGCGTGACCTCGACCTGGCCCGCGCCGCCGAGCTGCGCCACGGCACCATCCCGGCGCTGGAGAAGCGGCTGGCCGAGGCGGCCGCGGCGCTGGGCGCCAAGGGCGGCGGCGCGGCCGAGCCGATGCTGAACGAGGAGGTCGGCCCCGACGACGTCGCCGAGGTCGTCGCCACCTGGACCGGCATCCCCGCCGGCCGCCTGCTGGAGGGCGAGACCGCGAAGCTGCTGCGGATGGAGGACGAGCTGCACACCCGGGTGATCGGGCAGGACGAGGCCGTCCGGGCCGTCTCGGACGCGGTGCGCCGAGCCCGGGCCGGCATCGCCGACCCCGACCGGCCGACCGGCTCGTTCCTGTTCCTCGGACCGACCGGGGTCGGCAAGACCGAGCTCGCGAAGGCGCTGGCCGACTTCCTGTTCGACGACGAGCGCGCGATGGTGCGCATCGACATGTCGGAGTACGGCGAGAAGCACTCGGTCGCCCGGCTCATCGGTGCTCCGCCCGGCTATGTGGGCTTCGAGTCCGGCGGCCAGCTCACCGAGGCCGTCCGGCGCCGGCCGTACAGCGTGATCCTGCTGGACGAGGTCGAGAAGGCGCACCCGGACGTGTTCGACGTGCTGCTGCAGGTGCTCGACGACGGCCGGCTCACCGACGGTCAGGGCCGGACGGTGGACTTCCGCAACACCATCCTGATCATGACGTCGAACCTGGGCTCCCAGTACATCGCGGACCCGACATTGTCGGCCCAGGCGGCGGCGAGCATGGTCCAGGGGGCGATGCGGGAGGCGTTCAAGCCCGAGTTCATCAACCGGCTCGACGGCTACGTGATCTTCTCCCAGCTCGACAAGGAGAACCTGACGCGGATCGTCGATCTGCAGCTCGACCGGCTGCGCCAGCGGCTGGCCGACCGGCGGATCACGTTGGCGGTCACCGAGGCGGCCAAGAGCTGGCTCGCGGACAAGGGCAACGACCCCATCTACGGCGCCCGTCCGCTGCGCCGGCTGGTGCAGACCGCGGTCGGTGACCAGCTGGCCCGCGAACTGCTCAGCGGCCAGGTGCACGACGGCGACGAGGTGGCCGTCGACGTCGGTGCCGACGAGTCCGGGCTCGTCGTCCGCCCGGCGACCGCGGCGAACCTGGACAGGAAGACGCTCTAG